From the genome of Candidatus Paceibacterota bacterium, one region includes:
- a CDS encoding isoprenylcysteine carboxylmethyltransferase family protein, which produces MGGDFLQRGGLWVLGQSVLLCVVIAAGILCRGQWQSLPLTLCGACLLLIGAGCGLAGTISLGRGLTPYPKPTAGTRLVQTGIYAFIRHPLYTAVFCGAMGWALVWGSGPALLAALALAPLFDAKARREERWLRQQFPDYTSYERRVRRFVPCIY; this is translated from the coding sequence ATGGGCGGCGATTTCCTCCAACGCGGCGGGCTTTGGGTGCTGGGGCAAAGCGTCCTTCTGTGCGTTGTCATTGCCGCCGGCATTCTGTGTCGCGGTCAGTGGCAGAGTCTCCCCCTCACTCTCTGCGGCGCTTGTTTGCTCCTGATCGGCGCCGGCTGCGGGCTCGCGGGGACGATCAGCCTGGGGCGGGGCCTGACGCCGTATCCCAAACCGACCGCCGGCACCCGGCTGGTCCAGACGGGCATCTATGCCTTCATCCGCCATCCCCTCTACACGGCGGTATTCTGTGGCGCGATGGGTTGGGCGCTGGTTTGGGGCAGCGGGCCCGCCCTGTTGGCGGCGCTGGCCCTGGCCCCGCTCTTCGACGCCAAAGCCCGCCGCGAAGAACGCTGGCTCAGGCAACAATTCCCCGACTACACCAGCTATGAGCGCCGGGTGCGACGGTTTGTGCCGTGCATCTATTAA